From the Rhodococcus sp. NBC_00297 genome, one window contains:
- a CDS encoding TIGR00266 family protein, which yields MDVELRHNPSNTVARCRLAPRESLNTEGGAMLACSAGVDIRSSTPGGFLGGLKRSALSAGSFYVTTYTAPDQGGWVDLAGKLPGDVITVDVADGQEWFVGHGSWLGNSPDVTVDPQFGGMKQMFGGQGAFGYKASGRGHVLLGVYGAIDVMDLGPGERVTIDTGHVVAYHLAMTFDVRRAVQGKTMQTLKSGEGLVFDFTGPGRVLLQTRNPRELERLIDENRPRSS from the coding sequence ATGGACGTCGAACTCCGGCACAACCCCTCCAACACCGTCGCCCGATGCCGCCTCGCACCACGGGAATCGCTGAACACCGAGGGCGGGGCGATGCTCGCGTGTTCGGCCGGTGTGGACATCCGGAGCAGCACCCCGGGCGGATTCCTCGGCGGACTCAAACGCAGCGCGCTGAGCGCCGGATCCTTCTACGTCACCACGTACACGGCACCGGACCAGGGCGGCTGGGTCGACCTGGCCGGCAAGCTGCCCGGCGACGTCATCACCGTCGACGTCGCCGACGGGCAGGAGTGGTTCGTGGGCCACGGTTCCTGGCTCGGCAACTCCCCCGACGTCACCGTCGACCCGCAGTTCGGCGGAATGAAGCAGATGTTCGGCGGCCAGGGCGCCTTCGGCTACAAGGCGTCGGGACGCGGGCACGTGCTGCTGGGTGTGTACGGCGCCATCGACGTCATGGACCTCGGTCCCGGGGAACGCGTCACCATCGACACCGGTCACGTGGTGGCGTACCACCTCGCGATGACGTTCGACGTGCGTCGAGCGGTACAGGGAAAGACGATGCAGACGCTGAAGTCCGGCGAGGGGCTGGTGTTCGACTTCACCGGTCCGGGCCGCGTCCTGCTGCAGACCAGGAACCCTCGCGAACTCGAACGGCTCATCGACGAGAACCGGCCACGCTCGAGCTGA
- the atzF gene encoding allophanate hydrolase, giving the protein MMTTATDRVLLAYKRIAEVDRPEVWITLRDEADVLAEAAGLDESLPLYGTVLAVKDNIDVAGLPTTAACPEFSRTPDVDATVVARLRAAGALVLGKTNLDQFATGLVGTRSPYGAVRHAHDPEKISGGSSSGSATAVALGIVDIALGTDTAGSGRVPAAFASLVGIKPTLGLVPNTGVVPACVDYDAVTVFAADITTATAAMAIMIGADSADPRSRAWPATVPLSAPPRPRVAVPRTEDLRALCPEYAEAFERTVSGLDAVGIDHEIVDISVLLDAAVLLYDGAIVAQRYAAVGEFLSTSPEHADPTVSRIVLGAKDPAAHAYVDDLSTLLAAKAHAASILDGLDGLVLPTTTEHPTIAAVQADPLGINRRLGTFTNFCNLLDMAAVAVPGARTTAGDPFGVMVVGPAFTDQVLLDIGAAVADQDTAVLVEDGVDVLVVGAHLRGFPLNGQLVERGARFVGEVSTSADYRLVDLGTTPPKPGLVRGGSASIAGELYRMAPAHLGTFLAGLPAPMGLGSVTLSDGREVVGFMCAADAAEAGTDITEFGGWRAYTANSGV; this is encoded by the coding sequence ATGATGACGACCGCCACCGATCGAGTGTTGCTCGCGTACAAGCGTATTGCCGAGGTCGACCGCCCCGAGGTGTGGATCACGCTGCGCGACGAGGCGGACGTCCTCGCGGAGGCCGCCGGTCTGGACGAGAGCCTGCCGCTGTACGGGACCGTGCTCGCGGTCAAGGACAACATCGACGTCGCGGGTCTCCCGACGACGGCGGCGTGCCCCGAGTTCTCGCGTACCCCGGACGTCGATGCGACCGTGGTCGCGCGACTCCGCGCCGCCGGCGCTCTGGTGCTGGGCAAGACCAATCTCGACCAGTTCGCCACCGGACTCGTGGGAACGCGCAGCCCGTACGGCGCGGTGCGGCACGCGCACGACCCCGAGAAGATCTCCGGCGGGTCGAGTTCCGGCTCCGCGACCGCGGTCGCGCTGGGCATCGTGGACATCGCCCTCGGAACGGACACGGCAGGGTCGGGCCGAGTTCCTGCGGCCTTCGCGTCCCTGGTGGGCATCAAGCCGACGCTGGGACTGGTGCCGAACACCGGCGTCGTCCCGGCGTGCGTGGACTACGACGCCGTGACGGTCTTCGCCGCCGACATCACCACGGCCACAGCAGCCATGGCGATCATGATCGGTGCGGACTCGGCAGATCCGCGGAGTCGTGCGTGGCCCGCGACGGTGCCGTTGTCGGCCCCGCCGCGCCCCCGTGTCGCCGTTCCACGCACCGAGGATCTCCGCGCGCTGTGCCCCGAGTACGCGGAGGCGTTCGAGCGCACGGTGTCGGGACTGGACGCTGTGGGGATCGACCACGAGATCGTCGACATCTCCGTGCTGCTGGACGCCGCCGTGTTGTTGTACGACGGGGCGATCGTGGCGCAGCGCTACGCGGCGGTCGGCGAGTTCCTGTCGACATCGCCCGAGCACGCCGACCCGACCGTCTCCCGCATCGTGCTGGGCGCGAAGGATCCGGCAGCGCACGCGTACGTCGACGACCTCTCGACGCTGCTGGCGGCCAAGGCGCACGCGGCGTCGATTCTCGACGGGCTCGACGGCCTGGTGCTGCCGACGACCACCGAGCACCCCACCATCGCTGCGGTACAGGCGGATCCGCTCGGCATCAATCGCAGGCTCGGCACGTTCACCAACTTCTGCAACCTTCTCGACATGGCGGCGGTCGCGGTGCCGGGTGCGCGCACGACGGCGGGTGATCCCTTCGGCGTCATGGTCGTGGGCCCCGCGTTCACCGATCAGGTACTGCTCGACATCGGCGCCGCGGTGGCGGATCAGGACACGGCGGTACTCGTGGAGGACGGCGTGGACGTGCTCGTCGTCGGCGCGCACCTGCGAGGGTTCCCGCTGAACGGTCAGCTGGTCGAGCGTGGTGCGCGGTTCGTCGGTGAGGTGAGCACTTCCGCCGACTACCGCCTGGTCGATCTGGGCACCACACCGCCCAAGCCCGGATTGGTGCGCGGCGGCAGCGCCTCCATCGCGGGCGAGCTGTACCGGATGGCCCCGGCGCACCTCGGCACGTTCCTGGCCGGGCTGCCCGCACCGATGGGCCTGGGATCGGTGACGCTGTCCGACGGTCGGGAGGTGGTCGGTTTCATGTGCGCCGCCGATGCGGCGGAGGCGGGCACCGACATCACCGAGTTCGGCGGCTGGCGGGCCTACACCGCGAATAGTGGAGTCTGA
- a CDS encoding 5-oxoprolinase/urea amidolyase family protein encodes MSIRVERPGMLTTIQDWPGRVGYWKVGVPPSGPMDDLSLRLANVAVGNPEGAPALETTMSGPALRFDDETVVCVTGADAPVTVNGEPAERWTPITVPAGGVLDVGAVSGAGLRMYIAIRGSVLAEEYLGSASTFTLGTFGGLDGRVLQAGDDLAPADRAIGTPAPVPMEHVPALTHSWQLAVTEGPHGAPEFFTRTDMDTILGTDYEVHFNSDRTGVRLVGPRPDWARTDGGEAGLHPSNIHDNAYSVGALDFTGDTPILLGPDGPSLGGFVCPVTVVAADRWKLGQLRPGDTVCFVALEAAAAASKNTLGVGRRASLPVVFSRGGDGDDGVIARRDGATPVTYRRSGDDNILVEYGEMSLDLALRARAHALHEAVEAIAPAGLVDLTPGIRSLQVKVDPDVLPTAKLLDLLFEAEDALPDTSELTVPSRQVRLPLSWDDPSTREAIQRYMHGVRSDAPWCPWNIEFIRRMNGLESVDDVYDTVFDAEYMVLGLGDVYLGAPVATPLDPRHRLVTTKYNPARTWTPENAVGIGGAYLCIYGMEGPGGYQFVGRTTQVWNHRHPSAVKGFEEGTPWLLRFFDRISWYPVSTEELADMRADLAAGRGAGVEITDGTFSLADHDEFLAENDSSIAEFRKKQAEAFGIERDAWSAAGEFALTTAQGA; translated from the coding sequence ATGAGCATCCGCGTCGAGCGCCCCGGCATGCTCACCACCATTCAGGACTGGCCCGGCCGGGTGGGGTACTGGAAGGTGGGAGTACCCCCGTCGGGGCCGATGGACGACCTGTCGCTGCGGTTGGCCAACGTCGCCGTCGGCAACCCGGAGGGAGCGCCGGCGCTCGAGACCACGATGAGCGGTCCCGCACTGCGTTTCGACGACGAGACCGTCGTGTGCGTCACCGGTGCGGACGCACCCGTCACAGTGAACGGCGAACCCGCCGAGCGCTGGACGCCGATCACGGTGCCCGCGGGCGGGGTGCTGGACGTGGGTGCGGTGTCCGGGGCCGGTCTGCGGATGTACATCGCGATCCGCGGCAGCGTCCTGGCCGAGGAGTACCTCGGCAGTGCGTCGACCTTCACACTCGGGACGTTCGGCGGGCTCGACGGCCGTGTGCTGCAGGCGGGCGACGACCTCGCCCCGGCGGATCGCGCCATCGGCACGCCCGCCCCCGTGCCGATGGAACACGTTCCGGCGCTGACGCACTCGTGGCAGCTCGCCGTCACGGAGGGGCCGCACGGAGCACCCGAGTTCTTCACCCGCACCGACATGGACACCATTCTCGGCACCGACTACGAGGTGCACTTCAACTCCGATCGCACCGGCGTGCGGCTGGTCGGACCCCGCCCGGACTGGGCGCGCACCGACGGGGGAGAGGCGGGTCTGCACCCGTCGAACATCCACGACAACGCGTATTCGGTCGGCGCGCTGGACTTCACGGGCGACACCCCCATCCTGCTCGGTCCCGACGGCCCGAGCCTGGGCGGTTTCGTGTGCCCGGTGACGGTGGTCGCGGCCGATCGCTGGAAGCTCGGTCAGCTGCGCCCCGGCGACACGGTGTGCTTCGTCGCGCTCGAGGCCGCCGCGGCCGCCTCGAAGAACACGCTGGGCGTCGGCCGGCGCGCGAGCCTGCCCGTGGTGTTCTCGCGCGGCGGCGACGGGGACGACGGTGTCATCGCGCGCCGCGACGGTGCCACGCCGGTCACCTATCGACGCTCCGGTGACGACAACATCCTGGTCGAGTACGGCGAGATGTCCCTCGACCTCGCGCTGCGGGCCCGTGCGCACGCCCTGCACGAGGCCGTCGAGGCCATCGCTCCCGCCGGGTTGGTCGATCTGACGCCCGGTATCCGGTCGTTGCAGGTGAAGGTCGACCCCGATGTGCTGCCGACTGCGAAACTCCTCGATCTGCTGTTCGAGGCCGAGGACGCGCTGCCGGACACCTCCGAGCTCACGGTGCCCAGTCGGCAGGTGCGGCTGCCGCTCTCGTGGGACGACCCGTCCACGCGCGAGGCGATCCAGCGCTACATGCACGGCGTACGCTCCGACGCGCCGTGGTGCCCGTGGAACATCGAGTTCATCCGCCGGATGAACGGGCTCGAGTCCGTCGACGACGTGTACGACACGGTCTTCGACGCCGAGTACATGGTGCTGGGCCTGGGCGACGTGTACCTCGGTGCGCCGGTGGCGACTCCGCTGGATCCACGGCATCGCCTCGTCACGACGAAGTACAACCCGGCGCGGACGTGGACACCGGAGAACGCCGTGGGGATCGGCGGCGCGTATCTGTGCATCTACGGCATGGAGGGACCCGGCGGCTACCAGTTCGTCGGTCGCACCACGCAGGTCTGGAACCACCGACACCCCTCCGCAGTCAAGGGTTTCGAAGAGGGCACGCCCTGGCTGCTGCGCTTCTTCGACCGCATCTCCTGGTACCCCGTCAGCACCGAGGAGCTCGCCGACATGCGCGCCGATCTCGCGGCCGGGCGCGGAGCGGGTGTCGAGATCACCGACGGCACCTTCTCTCTGGCCGACCACGACGAGTTCCTGGCCGAGAACGACAGCTCCATCGCCGAGTTCCGCAAGAAGCAGGCCGAGGCGTTCGGCATAGAGCGCGATGCCTGGTCCGCGGCCGGCGAGTTCGCCCTCACCACAGCACAGGGAGCATGA
- a CDS encoding urea amidolyase associated protein UAAP2, whose protein sequence is MTAAVQELALVSGEVVLDEVAPARGPWSAVVRAGDVLTILDLEGNQAVDTLVYGADDHTVRYSAPATMVGQGNVYLTTGTVLRDSESRPMMTIVADEVGNHDTIGGACSQESNTLRYGHHTKHQHACVENFVLEGSRWGLGKRDIVSNINFFMNVPVDADGSLGIVDGLSAPGKRIALRAEIDSLVLISNCPQINNPCNGFDPTPVRLIVTRPA, encoded by the coding sequence ATGACCGCAGCAGTACAGGAACTGGCCCTCGTCTCCGGCGAGGTGGTGCTCGACGAGGTCGCGCCTGCCCGCGGCCCGTGGTCCGCCGTCGTGCGCGCCGGCGACGTCCTCACCATCCTCGACCTGGAGGGCAACCAGGCCGTCGACACCCTGGTCTACGGCGCCGACGATCACACCGTCCGCTACAGCGCACCGGCCACCATGGTGGGTCAGGGCAACGTCTACCTCACCACGGGAACTGTTCTGCGCGACAGCGAGTCCCGGCCGATGATGACCATCGTCGCCGACGAGGTGGGCAATCACGACACGATCGGCGGTGCGTGCTCGCAGGAATCGAACACGCTGCGCTACGGCCACCACACCAAGCACCAGCACGCGTGTGTCGAGAACTTCGTGCTCGAGGGGTCGCGGTGGGGTCTGGGCAAGCGCGACATCGTCTCCAACATCAACTTCTTCATGAACGTCCCGGTCGACGCGGACGGCAGTCTGGGCATCGTCGACGGACTGTCCGCGCCGGGCAAGCGGATCGCGCTGCGCGCGGAGATCGACTCGCTGGTCCTGATCTCGAACTGCCCGCAGATCAACAACCCGTGCAACGGTTTCGACCCGACACCGGTTCGTCTGATCGTGACGCGGCCCGCATGA
- a CDS encoding urea amidolyase associated protein UAAP1 yields the protein MTATTTAAREHARSQAREITDSMPVVPPSLWPHEVPGTDAASLVWAETVPGGRYTTKVLQRGTRVRLRDIDGAACAHVLLHRADAPWERLNTADTVKVPWQAYMGVGHPLLSDQGRVLATVLADSSGHHDALCGTTTLLSNTAKYGDGSAYSASPAGRELLILAALKNGLGPRDVPPTLSFFHGVTVDPDGALRSTGSAGAGREVDLILHLPVIVSIANTAHPIDPSPTFDTTSLQVLAWPSPQDLDALPNTDPEYLRAVANTEDTYAAGGSK from the coding sequence ATGACCGCCACCACCACAGCCGCCCGCGAGCACGCCCGGTCGCAGGCTCGGGAGATCACCGACTCGATGCCGGTGGTCCCACCCTCCCTGTGGCCGCACGAGGTTCCCGGAACCGATGCCGCGTCGCTCGTCTGGGCCGAGACCGTTCCCGGCGGGCGGTACACGACGAAGGTGCTCCAGCGCGGAACCCGAGTCCGGTTGCGCGACATCGACGGAGCGGCCTGCGCGCACGTCCTGCTGCACCGTGCCGACGCACCGTGGGAACGCCTCAACACCGCCGACACCGTCAAGGTGCCGTGGCAGGCGTACATGGGGGTGGGTCATCCGCTGCTGTCCGACCAGGGGCGGGTGCTCGCCACTGTGCTGGCCGACTCGTCCGGACACCACGACGCACTGTGCGGTACGACGACGCTGCTCTCCAACACCGCGAAGTACGGTGACGGCAGCGCGTACTCGGCGTCGCCCGCGGGCCGCGAGTTGCTGATCCTGGCCGCCCTGAAGAACGGCCTCGGTCCCCGCGACGTGCCGCCGACACTCAGCTTCTTCCACGGCGTCACCGTCGATCCCGACGGGGCCCTCCGCAGCACGGGTTCCGCGGGTGCCGGCCGCGAGGTCGACCTGATCCTGCACCTGCCGGTGATCGTGAGCATCGCCAACACGGCGCACCCGATCGATCCGTCGCCCACCTTCGACACCACGTCGCTCCAGGTGCTGGCCTGGCCGTCGCCGCAGGATCTCGACGCGCTGCCGAACACCGATCCCGAATACCTCCGTGCCGTCGCCAACACGGAGGACACGTACGCAGCAGGAGGCTCGAAATGA